GTCCCCAGAATTACACCGACCTTGGGCATCAACGAACACTTTGCTCGGATAACCTGGACGCTTTCCTCAATCTGCTGTCGCAACTCAGACACCATACTTCCCCTTCTGCTGGAGAACGGAACGTGTGCGGATGTCACTACGCTCTCAGGGACTTCTCCACGTATTCCCGTGTAACTCCTTCGAGCGAGAGCCGTTTTTCGCGGGACTTCTCGCCTCCTACGATCTCAATCGCCCGCTTGGGGAGCCCCAGCTTCTTCGAGAGAAACACCTGCAACGCCTTGTTGGCCTCTCCCTCGACCGGCGGTGCCGTCAACGCGATCCGGATGCGGCCATCGGACTCCCACCGGACGTCGTCACGGGATGCCTTCGGCTGCACACGCACGGCAAGATAGACCTTGCCATTCTTCTCCGTGATGGCATCCACGAGCACCGTCACCCCTCGAGCCATTTCCCCATGGCGCGGAACTTTTCCTGACGCTTCCGGGGAGACCACCGGTTTTCATCGCAGCCCTGAAGGAACTGCCGAATGTGGCACCGAAGCGTGTTCGCGGCACCGTCAGGATCCCGATGCGCCCCGCCGGGAGGTTCAGGGAGCACTTGGTCTATTACGCCCAGGTTCAGCAGCTCGCCGGCGGTAATCCTCAGTGCGGATGCGGCCAGTTCTTTGCGCTCGGCATCGCGCCACAGGATTTCGGCGCACCGTTCCGGGGGACAGATGACATAGATCGCCCACTCGAACATGGCCACGACGTCTCCCAGAGCGATTCCCAATGCGCCGCCGCTTCCGCCTTCGGCAAGCACTGCCGAAAAGACCGGGACTTTCAGGGCGAGCATAGCCCGTAGGTTTTCGGCAATGGCAGGCCCTTGTCCCCGCTGCTCGGCCTCGATGCCGGGGTGGGCCGCAGGGGTGTCTACAAACGTTATGACCGGATACCCGAAGCGTTCGGCCAAATTGAATAGCCGCAATGCCTTACGATAACCCTCGGGATGCGCCATGCCGAAGTTTCTGCGAAGCCGTTCGTCGGTCGAGACGCCCTTTTGATGGCCAACAACCACAACGGTACGGCCTTCGAAACGCCCGAGTCCCCCAATGAGCGCGGGGTCATCGCCCACGGCCCGGTCGCCATGCAACTCGAGGAAGTCGTCGAGAACGCGCGATGTGTAATCCAGCATGCGAGGACGTAACGGATGCCGCGCAAGCTGGACCCGTTGCCAGGGGGTAATATCGGAAAAAACGCGTTTCAGCTCGGCATCCAGTTCACGCTGGAGACCTTCCCGTTCCTCGGCGCTGCCGGCCATACGCAACTTGATTTCGAGTTCGACGCTGTGTTTCTCGAAAGGAAGCCAAGGATCTAATGCGGATCTGGCGCTATCGACCAACTCGATCGGACTGTGCTGCATACCACCCTACCCCTGGGTTGTCGTTCTGCAATCTCCACGCTGCCGGCGCTATTCTAACACGACTTCCGCGGGCACTCCATATTTGCCAACGGCGGCCCTGCCGGCGAAGAGGCAGAACGGATTCGCAGGGCTGGCGGTGCGCTGCCGTTTGGTATACTCGGCGCATGGACATACTCGAGATAACAGATCGGTTGTGCAGAGAAATGGATGAACTGGTTTTCGGGCCGCCGGTCGCGTGCGTATACAATCCATTGAAATACGCACACGAAGGATGGGCTGCCTACGTACGGGCTTTTGGTGAAGGGCCCCGAGA
This genomic stretch from Candidatus Hydrogenedentota bacterium harbors:
- a CDS encoding DUF167 domain-containing protein, encoding MARGVTVLVDAITEKNGKVYLAVRVQPKASRDDVRWESDGRIRIALTAPPVEGEANKALQVFLSKKLGLPKRAIEIVGGEKSREKRLSLEGVTREYVEKSLRA
- a CDS encoding acetyl-CoA carboxylase carboxyltransferase subunit alpha yields the protein MQHSPIELVDSARSALDPWLPFEKHSVELEIKLRMAGSAEEREGLQRELDAELKRVFSDITPWQRVQLARHPLRPRMLDYTSRVLDDFLELHGDRAVGDDPALIGGLGRFEGRTVVVVGHQKGVSTDERLRRNFGMAHPEGYRKALRLFNLAERFGYPVITFVDTPAAHPGIEAEQRGQGPAIAENLRAMLALKVPVFSAVLAEGGSGGALGIALGDVVAMFEWAIYVICPPERCAEILWRDAERKELAASALRITAGELLNLGVIDQVLPEPPGGAHRDPDGAANTLRCHIRQFLQGCDENRWSPRKRQEKFRAMGKWLEG